GCCCTGGAGGGCGTCATCCGCGGCGGCATCGCCCGCATGGGCGGCGATGTCACCGTCCGCCCCTACGTGACGGGAGGCAGGGTCATCGAAAACTGCCGTTTCCCCGAGCCGGACCTCTTCGTCCTCTTCGAAAGGACTCAGGCGGCGCCGAGGGAGCGCTACGAAGAGGGCGTCTCCCTGCTGCCCATCCCCTTCACCCGCGCCTATCCCTCTATGAAGAGCGCCGACTACATGGTCCCCTACATCTCCCGCCTCCGGGCCGGCGGCGGCGACTTCGAGTGCCTCTACTGTCCCGACGGGGCCGTGACGGAATCGACGGCGGGCAACTTCTTCGTCGTCCTCGATGGCGGCCTCGTGACGGCTCCCGTCGAGGATGTCCTGGAGGGAGTGACGCGGGGCCTCATCCTTCAGCTGGCCCGCGAGGTCTCCCTTCCCGTCGAGGAACGTCCCCTGCGCGTCGAGGAGCTGGCCCGCGCCCGGGAGGCCTTCATCACCGGCACCGTCAAGGAGGTCACTCCCGTCGTCCGCGTCGGATCCCGCCCTATCGGCGAGGGCCGACCGGGCCCTGTGACGAAGCGCCTTCACCGATTGCTCCTCGATAATCTCGATCGCTGGCTGGAATAGACGCCGCAGGCCCCATCCGATTCGAGTGCCGTCGGGACGATCGCAGAAGATCTCCGACGGCGCTTTTTTTGTACCGCGCCATCGGCACGTCCGATGTATCTGGAAGGAGGCAACCCTCATGGTAGCTCTGGAAACGCTCAAAGTCGCCGTCATCGGCGCCGGAACGATCGGCAGCGCCCTTGCCCGAGAGCTGGCTCTGGCCGGCTGTGACGTCCGGGCGACGCGTCGCCGCCTCGACAAGGTCCGGGCCCTGGAAGAGCTCGGCGTCTACCTCACCAGCGACAACGTCGAGGCCGTCTCCGGCGCCGACATCGTCTTCGTCGTTCTCAAACCCCACAAAGTCGTCCCCGTCCTGAAGGCCGTCGGTGACGCTCTCGACGGCAAGCCCGTCGTCTCCCTCGCCGCCGCCCTCGACCTCGACCTCCTCCGCCAGGCCCTTCCCGACGTCCGCTGGATCAGGGCCATGAGCAACACGGCCATCCCGGTCCGCGAGGCCTTCACCATGTTCGCCCCGTCGCCGGAGACGACGGAAGAGGACCGGGCCATCGTCGAGGCCGTCTTCGGCCTCCTCGGGAGCTACGAGGAAGTCGAGGACGGTTACATGGACGCCCTGACGGCCATGGCCGGATCGGGACCGGCCTACATCTACACCATGCTGGAGGCCCTCATCTACGGAGGCCTGCGCGTCGGCCTTCCCCGCGACCTGACCCTTCGGGCGGCGGCCCACACGGCCATCGGAGCCTCCCAACTGCTTCTCGCCTCGGGAGAGCATCTGGCCGTCCTGCGCGACCAGGTTCTCACGCCCGGGGGCGTCACCATCGAGGGCATCTTCGCCCTCGAAGAGGGACAGATCCGAACGGCCTTCATGAACGCTGTCAAGGCGGCGACGGAAAAAGCGCTCGTTCTGGCCGACGAGACGCGACGGACGATCCGCAAGGGAGTTCCCCCCGAGGTCTGAACCTTTTGGCGAAAGGTTATTATAAAAAAATTATTTAAAATTTCTCTCAAGAAGGGCTTGCGCGACATCTCAAGACCGGCTATAATGACCTCACCGGGAAGTGATGGAGAGCCCGTACCGAAAGCCCCGGCCCGGGGGGATGGTCGACGGAGGCAAGGCGGCACCGCAACGCAGACATTTGCACCAAAGCAGCGAGTGGAGCGGAACCAGACCCGGCAACAGGCAACGGCAGGACCAGAGCAACACGTACCGAAAGCAAGGCGTGACCTGGCACCACAAGGTACAACGCGGCAAGTGGGTGACAAATGGAAAGATCCACCTGTACCTGTTCGGAAACAGCCCGTCGACGGAGCTCATCCATCGCCCGATAGGGGAAGAGGCGGAATGTCGGCCTTCTTCCCCTATCGCCGTTTCGGCCGTTGACAGGTCGATCCCTTCTGCTATTCTTAGTCTCATCAGATGCATCGTTGCGAAGGCGGGTGGCGGCAATGGAGAAAACTTTATCGTTCATCTGTTGTTGTCGGTGGATCCTCTTCTGATCCACCGTGGCCCTTGGGCTGCGGCGGCATAGGCCCGCTTCGGCCGAAAAGGTCTTACCCGCAGCAAAAAACAGTCAGATTCCGAAGGGGCGTGCCGTCGCGGTACGTCCTTTTTTCTATCGACGCCCACAGAGGAGGAACGCATCATGGAGAATCGCACGAAACGAAACCGCCTTTTCGAGGCCTTCCAGGCCGTTCGCGACCGAGACCCGGCCCTGGCTCCCGGCTTCAGAGGAACGCTGGAGATCCTGCTATGCTACCCCGGCTTTCAGGCCCTCAGCGCCCATCGGCTGATCCATTTTCTTCACGCCAAACTCCACGTCCCCGTTCTGCCCCGCTTTCTGGCCCAGCTCGTCCGTTGGTGGACGGGAATCGAAATCCATCCCGGCGCCCGGATCGGCCGCGGCGTCTTCATCGACCACGGCATGGGCGTCGTCATCGGCGAGACGGCCGTCGTCGGCGACAACGTGACCCTCTATCAGGGCGTGACCCTGGGCGGAACGGGCAAGGAGAAGGGAAAGCGTCATCCCACGGTCGAGGAGGGGGCCCTCATCGGCGGCGGCGCCAAGGTGCTGGGCAACATAACCGTCGGGAAGGATGCCCGCATCGGCGCCGGCAGCGTCGTCGTCAAGGATGTTCCGGCCGGTGCCACCGTCGTCGGCGTCCCCGGAACCATCGTCAGATGCCGTCAGGGAACGAGCTGCTCCCCCTCGCAAAGCCTGGCTCACGGTCAGCTTCCCGACCCGCTGCGCCTCCGTCTCCACCGGCTGGAGGAGGAGCTCCACGTCCTTCACGCCCGTCTGGCCGTCCTGGAGGCGGAGAAGGACGAGATCAGAGGCCTTCACGGGCGACTGGCCCTTCTGGAATCGGAAAAAAAGGAGATGAGCTGCAGTGCTTAAAACCGACTCCCTGGCCCTGAGGGCCTTCATCGGCGGGACTCCCCTCTTCCCTCTGCCCCGTCGCCGCGGGGCGACGGTCCTGGTCAAACTGGAGGGGCAGAACATAGGCGGATCGGTCAAGGACCGGGCCGCCTGGGGCATGCTCCGCAGGGCCGAGATCGACGGACGTCTCGGGGACGGAACGGTCATCGTCGAACCGACCTCGGGCAATACGGGCATCGCTCTGGCCCTCCTGGGCCGGGCCCTGGGGCTTCGGGTCATTCTGACCATGCCCGAATCGATGTCCGTCGAGCGTCGGGCGGTCCTGGCCGCCTACGGAGCCGAGCTGGAACTCACCCCGGCGGCGCGGGGCATGACGGGAGCCATAGCCCGGGCCCGCGAGATCGAGGCCGAGCTTCCCGGAGGCTGGATGGCCGATCAGTTTTCCAATCCCGGCAATCCCTGGGCCCATCAGGTTACGACGGGCCCCGAGATCGTCGCCGACCTCGCGGGGCGTCCTCTGGCCGCCTTCGTCGCCGGAGTGGGAACGGGAGGGACGCTTTCCGGCGCGGCGAGGGTCCTTCGGGCCGCCTATCCCGAGGCCCAGATCGTCGCCGTCGAACCCGCGGCCAGTGCCGTCCTCAGCGGCGGTCCCGCCGGGCCCCACCCCATCCAGGGCATCGGCGCTGGTTTCGTCCCGGCCAATCTCGACCGGTCCCTTCTGAACCGCGTCGTCGCCGTCGCCGGCGAGGCGGCCCTGGCGGAGACGGGCGAGCTGGCCCGAGAGACGGGCCTTTTCGTCGGCATCTCCTCGGGGGCCAACATCTGGGCGGCTCGACAGATCGCCGAGAGTTTCGGCGACGACGAGGTCGTCGTCACCATCGCCTGCGACCGGGGGGACAAGTATCTGAGCACCGACGCCTTCAGGCTCACTCCCGGTTGATCCTCTGGGAGTTGAGCAGGACGGAGATGGAGCTGAAGGCCATGGCCGTCTCGGCGATGAGGGGGTGGAGAAGGGCCGCCATGGCCAGCGGAACGGCGATGACGTTGTAGCCGAAGGCCCAGAAGAGGTTCTGGCCGATGACGGAAAAGGTCTTGCGCGAGAGGGTAACGGCCTCGGCGACGGCCGACAGCCCGCCGCGGACGAGGACGATGTCGGCGCTGTCGATGGCCAGATCGGTTCCGCTGCCGATGGCCAGCCCCACGTCGGCCCCCTTCAGGGCGGCGGCGTCGTTCATGCCGTCGCCGACCATGAGCACTTTGGCCCCCCGGGCCTGAAAGTCGCGGACGAGATCGAGCTTGCCCTCGGGGCGGACCGAGGCGTGGACCTCGTCGATGCCGGCCCGTCCCGCCACGGCCCGGGCCGTGTGCCCGTTGTCGCCCGTGGCCATGACGGGACGGATCCCGAGAGCCTTCAGGCGTCGGACGGCCTCGGCGGCGTCGTCGCGCAGGGGGTCCTCGACGGCGATGAAGCCGAGGCTCTGTCCCTCGCGGCGGACCTCGACGACGGTCCTTCCCCGGTCGAGCTGGTCGCGATACCTCTCGGCGTCGTCGGGCCGTCCCACCGAGTAGAGGATGCCGTCGACGCGGCCTGCGACGCCCTGTCCCACCTCTTCGACGACGTCCGTCGCCTGGCGATGGGCCGGGACCGCCTCGGCGATGGCCTTGGCCAGAGGGTGGCTCGACTGGCGTTCGACGGCCGCTGCCGCCGCCAGATCGTCGGGCGAGAGGTCGTGATCCACGACGGCGGGCCGCCCTTCGGTGATGGTCCCCGTCTTGTCCATGACGACGATGGAGACCTCCCGGGCGGTCTGGATCGCCTCGGCGTTGCGGATCACCATGCCATGTCGGGAGGCCCGGGCCGTGGCGGCGATGAGGGCCATGGGCGTCGCCAGCCCCAGGGCGCAGGGGCAGGCGATGACGACGGTGGTGATGAAGGCGAAGAGGGCCAGAGAGAGGGGGTCGCGGACGGAGGTCACCCAGGGAAGCAGGCGTCCGGCGCCGTCAAGGAAGGGAGAAATGGCGGGGGCGGCGAAAAACCAGGTCGTTCCGGCGACGAGGGCCAGCCCGACGATGACGGGGACGAAGACGTTCGTCACCCTGTCGGCGAAGGCCTGGATGGGGATCTTGGCCCCCTGTGCCTCCTGAATGAGGGCGATCATCTGGGCCAGGAAGCTTCCGTCGCCGATGCCCGTCACCTCGACGACGACGGAGCCGGTGAGGTTCAGGGAACCTCCCGTCACGGTGGCTCCCTCTTCCCGCCCCACGGGGAGGGATTCGCCCGTGATCATCGATTCGTCGACGGAGGTCCGTCCCGCCGAGATCCGTCCGTCGGCCGGAAAGCGTTCGCCCGGCCGGACGGCGACGCGATGGCCCTCCTTGACGGCCTCGATGGGGACCAGAAGCTCCGTCCCGTCGTCGTCGACGATGCGGGCCTCTCGGGCCTGCAGGGCCAGGAGGCCCCGGATCTCCTTGGAGGCCCGGTCCCTCAGGCGGGACTCGATGTAGCGCCCCGTGATGTGGAGGGCCAGAATCATGGGGCCCAGTGCCCCGAAGGAGGCCAGGGGAAGGCCCGCCAGGTGGAGGAGGGCCGTGGCCCAGGCCGCGACGGCGCCGAAGACGACGAGCACGTCCATGTTGGCATGGCGGTGAGAGAGGGCGATCCAGGCGCCCTTGAAGGTTCCCCTCCCGGCGCCGAGGAAGACGACGAGGCCGCCGGCGAGCTCCAGGAGCGTGTAGACCGGAAGATGAACCCCCGCCATATGGAGGGCCATGAGGCCCATGAGAGGGGCGGTGACGGCCCAGCTGACGAAAAGATTGTGCCGGGCCTCGGCGTAGCGTCGGCTCTCCATCTCCTCGGGAGCGTCGTAGGAGAAGCCGTAGCCGGAGTCGACGATGGCCTCTTCCAGCCGGGACTGGGGGAAGTCTTCGTCGTCGACGACGACGAAGACGGTCTCTGTGGCCAGATTGACGGCGGCGAAGGTCACCCCTTCCACCCTTTTCAGCGACCGCTCCACCATGCGGGCGCAGGTGGCGCAGGTCATTCCCGTGACGCCGATGCGACGCTTCAGCTTCGATGGATCTCTGCTTTCTGCCATGGGACAACCTCCTCGCGTTGTTTGATCTCTGGAACCGAGACCCAGTTTACACCCATCTCCCTCTTCTTAATACCCCCTATACGTATAAAGGGAGCGCCGTGGGGCGCTCCCTTTATACGTATAGGGGGTATTCGCGGTCCGGTTTCCGGCGGGCCCGAGGCGGTGTCCGATCAGTCGGCCGATCGGGTTTTGATCTCCTCGTTCAGACGCCATCGGGCGATTTCGCCTCGCAGTTCCAATACCCTCTCATGGAGGGAGGTGGCCTTCTTCGCGTCGACGGGTTTCTCCGTCAGGGCCAGCTTCAGCTCCAGCGCCGACTTGTGCAGCTCCGTCATCTTATCCCGGATCGCATCGGGAATGGAGGCGTCTTTCCAGCGCAGGTCGCGGATCTTGTCCTGGAGATCGGCGACTTTCTTCCCGTCGACGGGGCGCTCGGCCAGGGCGGTCTGAAGCTCGAGCCGGGCCCTGCGGAATTCGTCCATGCGGCTCCGTTCCTCGGCCGTCATCTGCCTGTTCCGGGGGTTCCCCCGGCCGTAACCGTCCTGATCGTTCCGTCCCATCCTGGGCCCGCCGTCGTCGCAGTCCATGGCCATCCATTCCATTCCGAAGCCGCCGTCTCCCTTGGGACCGGGGCCGTAGGCGAAGGCGACGGAGCTGACGAGCAGAGCCGCCACAGCGACCATCATTGCCGTTCTCATTTTATTCATGTGAGGCACCTCCTTCGTGGTGTATCCCCAGTATGAGGCCTGTCCTCGCCCTTTTGCAGGGGGAGAAGGCCTAAGCGGTTCTCCGTCGAACTACGTAAAGGGGGGAGGCGTGAGCCTCCCCCCTTTACGTAGTTTCTCGAAGACGGAGCCGTTTCCGGCCGATCGCCGGGACGAGTCGACCCCGTCAGAGGTGGGGTTATATGTCGAGGTTGCGCACCTCTTGCGCGTGGGCTTCGATGAAGTCCCGTCTCGGTTCGACCTTGTCGCCCATGAGGATGGTGAAATACTCGTCGGCCGAGACGGCGTCCTCGACCTCGACGCGCTTGAGCACGCGCCGGGCCGGATCCATCGTCGTCTCCCAGAGCTGTTGGGGGTTCATCTCTCCCAGTCCCTTGTAGCGCTGGACGCCGTATTTCCTGTTGGGGCCGAAGCCGTTCGTCAGCTCCTTGAGTTCCTTTTCGGAGTAGCAGTAGGAGACGTCCTTGCCGGCCTGAACGCGGAAAAGGGGCGGCTGGGCCACGTAGAGGTGCCCCTTCTCGACGATATCGGGCATGAAGCGGTAGAAAAAGGTCAGAAGGAGCGTCCTGATGTGGGCCCCGTCGACGTCGGCGTCGGTCATGATCAGGACGCGGTGGTAGCGGAGTTTGGTCACGTCGAAATCGTCGCCGATGCCGCAGCCCAGGGCCTGAATGATGGTCCGGATCTCGTTGTTGGAGAGGGCCTTGTCGAGGCGGGCCTTCTCGACGTTGAGGATCTTGCCCCGCAGGGGGAGGATGGCCTGGAAGTGGCGGTCCCGCCCCTGTTTGGCGCTGCCTCCTGCCGAGTTCCCCTCGACGATGTAGACTTCGCACTCTTCCGGCTTCCGACTCGAACAGTCGGCCAGCTTGCCCGGAAGGTCGAGGCCCGTCATGGCCGACTTGCGCCGCACCAGCTCGCGGGCCTTCTTGGCCGCCTCGCGGGCCTGGAGGGCCCTGACGGCGTTGTCGACGATGGGGCGCAGGATCTCGGGGCGTTCCTCCATGAAGGCCAGAAGTCCCTCGTAGAGGAAGGAGTCGACGATGCCCTTGATCTCACCGTTCCCGAGTTTCGTCTTCGTCTGTCCCTCGAACTGAGGCTCGGGGAGCTTGACGGAGATGACGGCCGTCAGCCCTTCCTTGAGGTCGTCGCCTCCCAGGTTCGGGTCTTTGTCCTTGAAGATCTTCTGGCGCCGGGCCATCTCGTTGACGGCCCGCGTCAGGGCCGTCCGGAAACCCGAGACGTGCGTGCCTCCCTCGACGGTGTGGATCAGGTTGGCGTAGGCGAAGACCCGTTCCTGATAGGTGTCGTTGTACTGCAGGGAGACGGCGACGACGACGCCGTCCTTCTCTCCCTCGACGACGACGGGCGGCTGAAAGAGGGTCGTCTTTCCCCTGTTGAGATACTCGACGAAGCTGCCGATGCCGCCGGCGTAGTTGAAGACCTTTTCCTTCCCCTCGTTCCGCTCGTCGCGGAGGGTGATGGCCAGGTTCGGGTTGAGGAAGGCCAGTTCCCGCATGCGGCTGGCCAGGACATCCCAGGAGAAGGTCGTCTCGCTGAAGATCGTTCCGTCCGGCTTGAAGCGGATCGTCGTTCCCCGCCGCTCCGTCGTCTCTTCGTCGACGAGGTCCGTCACGGGGTCTCCCTTCTCGTAGCGCTGTCGCCAGAGCTTCCCGTCGCGGCAGATCGTCAGGACGAGCCGGTCCGAGAGGGCGTTGACGACGGAGATGCCCACGCCGTGGAGCCCCCCCGAGACCTGGTAGGCCTTTTTGTCGAACTTGCCGCCGGCGTGGAGCTTGGTGAGGACCACCTCGGCCGCGGGCCGTCCCGTGGCGGGGTGGGGATCGACGGGGATGCCCCGTCCGTTGTCGACGACGGTGACGCTGTCGTCGGCGTGAAGGGTGATTTCGATGTGGGTGCAGTAACCGGCCATGGCCTCATCGATGGAGTTGTCCACCACCTCGTAGACGAGATGGTGCAGACCTCGTGAGCCCGTGTCGCCGATGTACATGCTCGGTCTCCGGCGGACGGCCTCCAGTCCCTCGAGGATCTGGATATCGCTGGCGCTGTACTGGGCCGGTGCGTTCATCGTTCTTGTCCTCCTTGAAGCAGATTCATCGCTTCGGTCCGGCCTCGGTCCCAGAGCCGTCTTTGCCGTTCCCTCAGCGTTTTCGGCGTCAGCCCCGTCGCGTCCGTCGGTCCGTCGCGGACGATGACGTCCGTCCGTCCGTCGCGGCGGACGAGGGCGACGAGGCGACGGGTGAGAATCAATCGGTCTCCCTCGAGGGGAATCAGCATGGGGTCTTCACCTCTTCGTGGCCTTCGCAACTGATCTATTATATCAAAGGCCCGATGATTCGCGTC
The DNA window shown above is from Aminithiophilus ramosus and carries:
- the gyrB gene encoding DNA topoisomerase (ATP-hydrolyzing) subunit B, which codes for MNAPAQYSASDIQILEGLEAVRRRPSMYIGDTGSRGLHHLVYEVVDNSIDEAMAGYCTHIEITLHADDSVTVVDNGRGIPVDPHPATGRPAAEVVLTKLHAGGKFDKKAYQVSGGLHGVGISVVNALSDRLVLTICRDGKLWRQRYEKGDPVTDLVDEETTERRGTTIRFKPDGTIFSETTFSWDVLASRMRELAFLNPNLAITLRDERNEGKEKVFNYAGGIGSFVEYLNRGKTTLFQPPVVVEGEKDGVVVAVSLQYNDTYQERVFAYANLIHTVEGGTHVSGFRTALTRAVNEMARRQKIFKDKDPNLGGDDLKEGLTAVISVKLPEPQFEGQTKTKLGNGEIKGIVDSFLYEGLLAFMEERPEILRPIVDNAVRALQAREAAKKARELVRRKSAMTGLDLPGKLADCSSRKPEECEVYIVEGNSAGGSAKQGRDRHFQAILPLRGKILNVEKARLDKALSNNEIRTIIQALGCGIGDDFDVTKLRYHRVLIMTDADVDGAHIRTLLLTFFYRFMPDIVEKGHLYVAQPPLFRVQAGKDVSYCYSEKELKELTNGFGPNRKYGVQRYKGLGEMNPQQLWETTMDPARRVLKRVEVEDAVSADEYFTILMGDKVEPRRDFIEAHAQEVRNLDI
- the cysE gene encoding serine O-acetyltransferase is translated as MENRTKRNRLFEAFQAVRDRDPALAPGFRGTLEILLCYPGFQALSAHRLIHFLHAKLHVPVLPRFLAQLVRWWTGIEIHPGARIGRGVFIDHGMGVVIGETAVVGDNVTLYQGVTLGGTGKEKGKRHPTVEEGALIGGGAKVLGNITVGKDARIGAGSVVVKDVPAGATVVGVPGTIVRCRQGTSCSPSQSLAHGQLPDPLRLRLHRLEEELHVLHARLAVLEAEKDEIRGLHGRLALLESEKKEMSCSA
- a CDS encoding aminotransferase class IV, with the translated sequence MNLCYRNGVYLPVDEVTLPVTDLLVQRGIGVFDSIRTYGGRPFALREHLRRLERSAREAAMELPLSIEALEGVIRGGIARMGGDVTVRPYVTGGRVIENCRFPEPDLFVLFERTQAAPRERYEEGVSLLPIPFTRAYPSMKSADYMVPYISRLRAGGGDFECLYCPDGAVTESTAGNFFVVLDGGLVTAPVEDVLEGVTRGLILQLAREVSLPVEERPLRVEELARAREAFITGTVKEVTPVVRVGSRPIGEGRPGPVTKRLHRLLLDNLDRWLE
- the proC gene encoding pyrroline-5-carboxylate reductase; this translates as MPSGRSQKISDGAFFVPRHRHVRCIWKEATLMVALETLKVAVIGAGTIGSALARELALAGCDVRATRRRLDKVRALEELGVYLTSDNVEAVSGADIVFVVLKPHKVVPVLKAVGDALDGKPVVSLAAALDLDLLRQALPDVRWIRAMSNTAIPVREAFTMFAPSPETTEEDRAIVEAVFGLLGSYEEVEDGYMDALTAMAGSGPAYIYTMLEALIYGGLRVGLPRDLTLRAAAHTAIGASQLLLASGEHLAVLRDQVLTPGGVTIEGIFALEEGQIRTAFMNAVKAATEKALVLADETRRTIRKGVPPEV
- the cysK gene encoding cysteine synthase A — encoded protein: MLKTDSLALRAFIGGTPLFPLPRRRGATVLVKLEGQNIGGSVKDRAAWGMLRRAEIDGRLGDGTVIVEPTSGNTGIALALLGRALGLRVILTMPESMSVERRAVLAAYGAELELTPAARGMTGAIARAREIEAELPGGWMADQFSNPGNPWAHQVTTGPEIVADLAGRPLAAFVAGVGTGGTLSGAARVLRAAYPEAQIVAVEPAASAVLSGGPAGPHPIQGIGAGFVPANLDRSLLNRVVAVAGEAALAETGELARETGLFVGISSGANIWAARQIAESFGDDEVVVTIACDRGDKYLSTDAFRLTPG
- a CDS encoding heavy metal translocating P-type ATPase is translated as MAESRDPSKLKRRIGVTGMTCATCARMVERSLKRVEGVTFAAVNLATETVFVVVDDEDFPQSRLEEAIVDSGYGFSYDAPEEMESRRYAEARHNLFVSWAVTAPLMGLMALHMAGVHLPVYTLLELAGGLVVFLGAGRGTFKGAWIALSHRHANMDVLVVFGAVAAWATALLHLAGLPLASFGALGPMILALHITGRYIESRLRDRASKEIRGLLALQAREARIVDDDGTELLVPIEAVKEGHRVAVRPGERFPADGRISAGRTSVDESMITGESLPVGREEGATVTGGSLNLTGSVVVEVTGIGDGSFLAQMIALIQEAQGAKIPIQAFADRVTNVFVPVIVGLALVAGTTWFFAAPAISPFLDGAGRLLPWVTSVRDPLSLALFAFITTVVIACPCALGLATPMALIAATARASRHGMVIRNAEAIQTAREVSIVVMDKTGTITEGRPAVVDHDLSPDDLAAAAAVERQSSHPLAKAIAEAVPAHRQATDVVEEVGQGVAGRVDGILYSVGRPDDAERYRDQLDRGRTVVEVRREGQSLGFIAVEDPLRDDAAEAVRRLKALGIRPVMATGDNGHTARAVAGRAGIDEVHASVRPEGKLDLVRDFQARGAKVLMVGDGMNDAAALKGADVGLAIGSGTDLAIDSADIVLVRGGLSAVAEAVTLSRKTFSVIGQNLFWAFGYNVIAVPLAMAALLHPLIAETAMAFSSISVLLNSQRINRE